The Syntrophorhabdaceae bacterium sequence CAGCAGGTGGAGAGAACCTCGAATGGACAAAATTATACCCAGAGGCTGCAGAAGTTGCAAGAAAAGAAGGATTTGATGAAATCGCAAAGGTATTTGAAGAGATAGCAAAGGTTGAAAGGGAACATGAAAAAAGATACCGTAAGCTTTTATCTAATCTGGAAAATGATATGGTTTTTAAGAGGCCCTCTCCTGTAAAGTGGAGATGTAGAAACTGCGGATATGTCTATGAAGGCGCAGAGGCACCTGAGCTATGTCCTGCTTGTGCCCACCCAAGGGCATATTATGAGCTTTTGGCA is a genomic window containing:
- a CDS encoding rubrerythrin family protein; this translates as MKSIKGTETEKNLLKSFAGESQARNRYTYFSSQAKKEGFEQISWIFADTADNEKEHAKRFFKFLEGGDLEITATYPAGVIGDTKTNLEEAAGGENLEWTKLYPEAAEVARKEGFDEIAKVFEEIAKVEREHEKRYRKLLSNLENDMVFKRPSPVKWRCRNCGYVYEGAEAPELCPACAHPRAYYELLAENY